In the genome of Cryptomeria japonica chromosome 8, Sugi_1.0, whole genome shotgun sequence, one region contains:
- the LOC131857444 gene encoding disease resistance protein Roq1-like: MASTSTSGRGDQEQDPFLALEPPSKKIRSSLTAKQFDVFINHRGPDTKINLAKPLYDSLQQAGIQAYLDQLETEPGDYFHCAIKNAIFSATVHIAILSPQYAESAWCLAELALMFQTKARIIPLFYHVEPSDFRYIKNGVADAFSKHEEKGRYPRHDIQQWKDCLQNVSGIMGYELNGHNDDLNKLYDDIKSAVIKEKQKRKIPFQVAKYEVGLDELVKDFHIHCQINGKMRDKIIGIFGMGGSGKTTLAKYLFNSKHSEFSKSTILFDVRENHVQGKLTSLQRELLNDLEGQNNQHNFSSTEGGIACIKEYLKKSRESKFLVVIDDVDQQKQLDALLPTDALNPNSLVIVTTRDERLLIQAGVTVRYKMKVMNPQHSRELFCWHAFHRQSYKSGFDNLVDSFVDVCGGLPLALQVMGGHVFGSDKVYWKLQLDVVKERPHKDIKDTLKISYDSLEEDQKQIFMDIACFFIGESVSKSMSIWKASGWRAEHAIQTLKDKCLVEVQTCFDGIHAFHKRCKYEPGFVWRMHDHLRDLGRDMADYETSHPRRLWRPEDRIVDMRQIERFQDTLAGSEGNSVRCYSVTADTRSRWLERKYNLADIESEVYAGYFMEISKTSTYVKWLSLGSTYGGDKWIPEYIPRQNLHSLELFGLSPARLWQRDDQVLVKLKELSCSFDIVCTTDVNDDMLNELVSSFGKFKNLESLHLVFQNFICFSSKLNIEWNWLLKSVRELTNLKALKLEGFEVEGEIALSNTGETTDDRFRMRSLEALSLCDVRNTRKISISRQLCPKLKSLKLCSMTHLTEVDLTGVTTPESLVLLKCIQLKRVLSNYMPELEMFRIKRCPAMKELPNFGRVSCLQRIYISHCQKLQDISAIERLKGLKRIWIAYCPELKSIKAIEQLKGLKRIWIQECTQLQGIICLKELKELKRIFIGQCDRLQDIQGIEYLNRLESIIITECPKLQNIRGIEELKGVNLKEMIIAVGPIISFVQRLQRLPSELTMLVGRAAFTCPDKWKELMSDLDKIAYVLPVETGFYCFSNIENKVKEMMDLFHKKQRSLSKLIFCAMVYGSNICRYIGMDICIGTRIKLKRSIGLSPASASSGYHESTIYTCVVNEGWLSKRESWLPSRGHIRKLFIMGVEAGEERKTLPILQTIFAQQCVDSIHYSEDRPFDPGYKKYFHSLFNNNYPPRQGVDMDYEDLAEYVDDDEKYDGGDDD, from the exons ATGGCTTCCACTTCAACATCTGGTCGAGGAGATCAGGAACAAGATCCATTTTTGGCACTCGAGCCTCCCAGCAAAAAGATCAGATCCTCCTTGACTGCAAAACAGTTTGACGTATTCATCAATCATCGAGGCCCAGACACCAAAATTAATCTGGCTAAGCCGCTCTACGATTCTCTACAGCAAGCTGGGATCCAGGCATATCTAGATCAACTAGAGACTGAACCGGGAGATTATTTTCATTGTGCCATAAAGAATGCTATATTCTCTGCCACAGTGCACATAGCCATCTTGTCACCGCAATATGCAGAGTCTGCTTGGTGCTTAGCTGAACTAGCTTTGATGTTCCAAACCAAAGCAAGAATTATTCCCCTGTTTTACCATGTTGAGCCTTCAGATTTCCGCTATATCAAAAATGGAGTGGCAGATGCATTTTCCAAACACGAAGAGAAGGGCAGATATCCCCGTCATGACATTCAGCAGTGGAAAGATTGCCTGCAGAACGTTTCAGGGATCATGGGCTACGAACTCAATGGACATAATGA TGACCTGAATAAGCTGTATGATGACATCAAGTCCGCTGTAATTAAGGAgaagcaaaaaagaaaaattcCTTTTCAAGTTGCAAAGTATGAGGTGGGACTTGATGAGCTTGTGAAAGATTTCCACATCCATTGCCAGATAAATGGGAAGATGAGAGATAAAATAATTGGCATCTTTGGAATGGGAGGGTCTGGCAAGACCACTCTCGCCAAATATTTGTTCAATAGCAAACATTCAGAATTTAGTAAATCAACTATTCTGTTTGATGTGCGGGAAAACCATGTCCAAGGTAAGCTGACTTCTCTGCAAAGAGAGCTTCTCAATGATCTGGAAGGACAAAATAATCAGCACAATTTTTCTAGTACAGAAGGAGGAATTGCCTGTATCAAGGAGTACCTTAAAAAGAGTCGAGAATCAAAATTCCTTGTAGTAATAGACGATGTTGATCAGCAGAAGCAATTAGATGCCCTATTACCTACAGATGCCCTCAATCCCAACAGTTTGGTGATTGTGACGACCCGTGATGAGAGACTTCTTATACAGGCCGGAGTGACAGTCCGTTATAAGATGAAAGTAATGAATCCACAGCATAGCAGAGAGCTCTTCTGCTGGCATGCGTTTCATAGGCAATCTTATAAAAGTGGATTTGATAATTTGGTAGACAGCTTTGTCGATGTGTGTGGAGGTTTACCTCTTGCTCTTCAAGTGATGGGCGGGCATGTTTTTGGCAGTGACAAAGTTTATTGGAAGTTACAATTAGATGTTGTTAAGGAAAGACCACACAAAGACATAAAAGACACTCTTAAAATAAGCTATGATTCTCTGGAAGAGGATCAAAAACAAATATTCATGGATATAGCATGCTTTTTCATAGGGGAAAGCGTGAGCAAGTCCATGAGTATATGGAAGGCTTCAGGGTGGAGAGCCGAACATGCAATTCAGACCCTCAAGGACAAATGCCTTGTAGAAGTGCAAACTTGTTTTGATGGCATACACGCTTTTCATAAGAGATGCAAGTATGAGCCAGGCTTTGTTTGGAGAATGCATGACCACCTCCGCGACTTGGGGAGAGATATGGCAGATTATGAAACGAGCCATCCTCGCCGGCTCTGGCGTCCTGAAGATCGT ATTGTTGATATGAGACAAATCGAGAGATTCCAAGACACCCTCGCTGGCTCCGAAGGAAACAGTGTCAGATGTTACAGTGTCACGGCCGACACTAGATCTCGCTGGCTCGAAAGGAAATATAATCTGGCCGACATTGAAAGTGAAGTTTATGCGGGTTATTTCATggagatttcaaagacatcaacttATGTAAAATGGCTTTCACTTGGCTCTACTTACGGTGGTGATAAATGGATTCCTGAATATATTCCTCGACAAAATTTGCACTCCTTGGAACTTTTTGGATTATCACCTGCGAGATTGTGGCAAAGGGATGACCAG GTCCTAGTGAAGTTGAAAGAGCTATCTTGCAGCTTTGACATTGTCTGTACTACAGACGTCAATGATGATATGCTTAACGAACTGGTGAGTTCGTTTGGAAAGTTCAAAAATCTGGAAAGTCTGCACCTAGTATTTCAAAATTTCATATGTTTTTCCTCAAAATTGAATATTGAATGGAATTGGTTGCTAAAATCTGTAAGAGAGCTTACCAATCTAAAAGCTTTAAAGTTGGAAGGGTTTGAGGTAGAAGGGGAAATTGCTTTAAGCAACACGGGAGAGACAACTGATGATCGGTTTCGTATGAGAAGCCTTGAAGCCCTGTCTCTTTGTGATGTACGTAACACAAGGAAGATCTCAATTAGCAGGCAGTTGTGTCCCAAGCTTAAATCTCTTAAGCTTTGTTCTATGACACATCTAACTGAAGTGGATTTAACAGGGGTAACCACACCGGAATCTCTGGTGCTATTGAAATGTATACAGTTGAAAAGAGTGTTGAGCAATTATATGCCAGAACTTGAAATGTTCCGCATAAAAAGATGTCCGGCTATGAAAGAGCTGCCAAATTTTGGGCGTGTTAGTTGTCTGCAGAGGATTTATATTAGCCACTGTCAGAAGCTGCAGGATATATCAGCTATTGAAAGATTGAAGGGATTGAAGAGGATCTGGATTGCTTATTGTCCAGAGCTGAAGAGTATAAAAGCTATTGAACAATTGAAGGGATTGAAGAGAATCTGGATTCAGGAATGTACACAGCTGCAGGGTATAATTTGTCTTAAAGAATTGAAGGAGTTGAAGAGAATCTTCATTGGGCAGTGTGACAGGCTGCAGGATATACAAGGCATTGAATATTTAAATCGCCTGGAGAGCATTATCATTACTGAATGTCCGAAGCTGCAGAATATAAGGGgtattgaagaattgaaaggagtGAACTTGAAGGAGATGATCATTGCAGTCGGTCCTATAATAAGTTTCGTTCAAAGGTTGCAG AGATTGCCGTCCGAGCTTACAATGCTAGTGGGGAGAGCGGCGTTTACATGTCCAGATAAATGGAAAGAGCTCATGTCAGATTTAGATAAAATTGCATACGTATTGCCTGTGGAGACTGGTTTCTATTGTTTCTCGAATATTGAGAATAAAGTAAAGGAGATGATGGATTTGTTTCATAAAAAGCAACGTTCGCTCAGTAAATTGATCTTCTGCGCTATGGTTTACGGAAGCAATATTTGCCGTTACATAGGGATGGATATTTGTATCGGGACCAGGATCAAGCTTAAGAGATCCATTGGCCTAAGCCCTGCATCTGCCTCTTCTGGTTATCATGAATCCACGATATATACGTGCGTAGTTAATGAGGGCTGGCTCTCAAAACGAGAGTCCTGGCTGCCATCAAGAGGTCATATAAGGAAGTTGTTTATAATGGGAGTGGAGGCAGGCGAAGAAAGGAAAACCCTGCCCATATTGCAGACCATATTTGCTCAACAATGCGTTGACAGTATTCATTATTCTGAAGATCGGCCTTTTGACCCTGGTTATAAGAAGTATTTTCACTccctttttaataataattatcCTCCGCGCCAGGGTGTTGATATGGATTATGAAGATTTGGCTGAGTATGTTGATGacgatgaaaaatatgatggtggtgaCGATGATTGA